The region ACCGCGTCACCGAGCTTGCCCATGACGAGCGGGCGGATGCCGAGTGGATCGCGGCAGGCGATCATGCCCTGCGGCGTCATGCAGATCAGCGAATAGGCGCCCTCGATCAGGCGCAGCGCATCGACGAAGCGATCGAGCAGAGTGGGGTAGCGGCTCGTCGCGACGAGGTGGATGATCACCTCGGTATCCGACGTCGACTGGAAGATCGCGCCCTTGCGGACGAGATCGCGCTTGAGGAACATCGCGTTGGAAATGTTGCCGTTGTGCGCGATCGAGAAGCCGCCGGAGGCAAGATCGGCAAAGAGCGGCTGCACGTTGCGCAGGCCCGCGCCGCCGGTGGTCGAATAGCGGACGTGGCCCGAGGCCATCATGCCCGGCAGTTCGGCGATGGCCGATCCGGTCGAGAAGTTTGCCGCGACGTGGCCGATGCCCTTGCGCGAATAGAACTCCCGCCCGTCGAAGCTGGTGATGCCGACAGCTTCCTGCCCGCGGTGCTGCAGGGCATGGAGGCCGAGCGCGACTGTCGCCGCCGCGTCACGAACGCCGAGTACGCCGAAGATGCCGCACTCCTCGCGCAGCTTGTCGTCATCGGCGCCGACGTCCCACGGCGTTGCATCGAGAAATTCGTGATCTGTGGTCATGGGTCCCATGGACTCGCGTGGGCGCGTGCGCGCCGGCCGGTTTCTGGCGCCCAAATGGCGACGTTTGCACACAATGGCAAGGGCAAGGTTCGCCGGAGTGGTGGTTCCGGTGGGGAACCGCGAGTCTTCTGGCGCGTAGTTGGGGCCACGAACCGCAGCGGATGGAGATTTCAGGTGAATATGGTCAGGATCATCCTGCTTGCTCTGGTCGCGCTGTTCGTGACCGCCGGGACGCTGTCGTACCTGCTCGGCGTCGTTCTGCGCTGATTGCGGGATTCGATGATATTGCCTGCGACGCACTGCAAAAAATTAACCAGAATGCTGCAATTACGGACCCATGCGCCTCGCACGTTCCCTTGCTGGTCCGGTCAGTACAGCCATCGCCTACTTCGCGCTGGCCTTTGGCGCGGTGACGTTCGGCCGGTTTACGGGCGGGGTTGCCATGGTGTGGATCGCCAGTGCCTTGCTGGCTGGGCGGCTGATCCATCTGCCGGTCAGGCTCTGGCCGCGCTGGCTCATACCGTGCGGTCTCGTAAGCGCTATTGCGACCGGCTACTTCGGGCTGGGCTGGACATCCGCTGTGCCCCTGGCGCTGATCAACATCGCCGAGGCAGCGGCAGTGGCGCTCGTCTGGCGACGCATTACCGAGGCTTTCTGGCCGCACGACATCCTCGAATGGGTGACCTCGTTCTACCTCGGCATCGGCCTGACCATACCGCTGGTAACCGGGGGCATGGCTTCGTTGGTTACCTGGCTGGGGCTGGGACGGCCGCCGATCGAGAACTTCACGCACTGGATCATCGGCCACGCCCTGGGGCTGGTCGCATGTCTGCCGGTGTTCCACTATATCTATCACCGCCTCAGGCGCGGGCAGAGCTTCCTGCCATCGGCGCGGCAGTTGCCATTGGCGACGCTGGTGTTCGGGACCTTCTTGCTACTCACCGGCCTGGTCTTCAGCCTCGACATGCGGGCGCTGCTGGTCTTCCCGCTGGTGTTCCTGATGATCTCGTCGGCATTGGCGCCGGCGGCGATTACCACGCTGATGCCCCTTCTCCTGATCGGGATGGGCGGCGCGATGACGATCCTGGGGCACGGCCCGATTGCCGGGATGGACGTCGAATTCGGCGATCGCATCCAGTTCTTCCAGCTCTACGTCGGCGTGAGCGTTCTGGCGGCCCTCCCGCTCTCGTGCGAGCGCCATCGCCGGATCATCGAGATGCAGGAGATGCAGACGCGGATCGCCGAACTGGAACGGACCAGCAGCGTGTTCTGAAAGGCGCTTGGGCATACCGATTGCCGAAGACATTGCCGTTTGCCGCGCTCCAGCCTACATCCGCAACCGTCTCCGGCATTCCGGCGGCCTATTCCTGTCTGAGGACTTCTGCTTGATCCTGTCGCCATTCGAATGGACCATCGCCAAGCGCTACATGCTGCCGGGGCGGGGTGAGGCTTTCATCGCGCTTGTTGCCGGCATCAGCCTCGTCGCGGTGATGCTCGGCGTAGCCGCGCTGGTCATCGTGATGAGCGTGATGAACGGCTTCCGCGCCGAATTGCTCGACAAGATTGTGGGGCTGAACGGCCATGCGATCATCCAGGCCTATGGCGGGCGGCTCGATGACTGGCAGGACATTCTCAAGAAGGTCGAGGCAACGCCCGGCGTGACGCACGCCTCGCCGCTGATCGAGCAGCCGCTGCTGGCCAGCTTCAACGGCCGGGTCGAGGCCATCCTCGTTCGCGGCAACACTGCGGGTGACATCAAGCGGCTGGAGGACAAGCGCGTCGACGGGGTGATCGCCTCGCTGCGGCCAGGTTCGGGCAATGTCGCAATCGGCTCGCGCCTTGCCCAGAACCTCGGTGCGCGAGTGGGCGACAGCATCACGATCATCAATCCGCAAGGGCGCTCTACACCGTTCGGGACGGTCCCGCGCGAGATTGCCTACACCGTATCCGCCATCTTCGAAGTGGGCATCTACGACTACGATAATGCCTATGTCGTCATGCCCATCGCCGATGCCCAGACCCTGCTGTTGACCGGCGATTCCATCGGCATGATCGAGGTGACGACGACCAACGCGGACACCGTGTCCCAGACCTTGGCTCCCGTTGCCAAGAGCCTCGATGGCATTGCCGTCGTCACCGACTGGAAGACGATCAACGCCAGCCTGTTCGAGGCGCTGGCGGTGGAGCGCGTGGCGATGTTCATCGTGCTGTCGATCATCGTGCTGGTGGCGGTGTTCAACATCCTCTCGTCGCTGATCATGCTGGTGCGCGCCAAGACCCGCGACATCGCGATCCTGCGGACGATGGGCGCGACGCGGAAGAGCCTGCTCAAGATCTTCGTGACGATCGGCTTCGTGATCGGGGCGCTGGGCACCGTTTCCGGACTTCTGCTGGGCTTCGTGTTCCTGTTCTTCCGCCAGCCGATCGTGAATGCGATCCAGTGGCTCACCGGGCAGAACCTGTGGGACCCGTCGATCCGCTTTCTGACGGAACTGCCCAGCCGGTCCGACCCGGTCGAGATCGCCACGATCTCTTTGATGGCGCTGCTGTTCTCGTTCCTTGCCACGCTTTATCCCGCGCTGAAGGCTGCCAGCACGGACCCGGTTCAGGTGCTGCGTTATGAGTGATCCAGTCGTCAGATTGAAGGATCTGCGCCGTTCGTTCAGCCAGGGCGGCGTGACCATCGACGTCCTGCGCGGGGTGAACCTCGATATCCGCCCCGGCGAGATCGTCGCGCTGCTGGGGCCTTCTGGCTCGGGCAAGTCGACGATGCTGCAGGCGATCGGACTGCTGGAAGGTGGGTTTTCCGGGCTGATCGAGATTGCGGGCACCAATGCCTCGCAGCTTTCAGGCGATGACCGCACGGCGCTGCGCCGTGATCACCTTGGCTTCGTCTACCAGTTCCACCACTTGCTGCCCGATTTCAACGCCACCGAGAACGTGGTCCTTCCGCAGATGGTGGCGGGCAGGACCCGCGCCGAAGCCGAAACCCGCGCAACCGAACTGCTCACGGCCTTGGGTCTTGCCAAGCGTCTCGATCACCGGCCCAGCCAGCTTTCAGGCGGCGAGCAGCAGCGCGTTGCCGTGGCGCGTGCGCTGGCCAACCGGCCGGAAATGGTGCTGGCCGACGAGCCGACCGGCAACCTTGACGAGGCTACCGCCGATCGCGTGCTGGAGGAGTTCCTCAAGCTGGTGCGGGGCGAGGGCAGCGCAGCGCTGATCGCCACGCACAACGAGCGTCTCGCCATGCGCATGGACAGGGTGGTGCGCCTGCACGAAGGCGTGCTCGAATAGGGATACAACGTCTCCTTCGCGCGTTTTTGGCGTGAAGAAGGAGATCGTATCTCATGAACACCACGATCCGCGCCGAAGCCGCAGATGCGGCTGCATTCTGGAATGACCACGCCGTTGTCCTGCGCCGGGAGGCCGCCGATGGCGTGTTCCACGGCTTTGCCTCGCTGCACGCCGGAACCTTTGCCGACATGGTGCGCATGGTCGCGCGCATGTCCGAAAGCGAGCGGGTGAACCTGGTTATCGAGAAATCCGGCGACCGCCAGTATTCGCCTGCCGAGATTCAGGCTTTGGCCCACCGCATCGACTTTCCCGCCTGATTTGCCGTTGATCCGCTCCCCTTGTCGTGCGAACCATTTGCACGACAAGGGGAGAATACATGTCCAGTCTTGATTGGAATGCCGAAGCCACGCTGCACGAACGCGACGATCATGGCTCGGAAATGCAGTACAATTTCAGCGTCCTCAAGAAGGCGCCCTTGCGCGAACTGGTAGCGGAAGTGGCCGCGATGGATTCTTCGCAGCGCGCCCGGCTGGTAATTGACGTTGCTGGCGGCAAATCGCTCAACGTCGGCGAGATTCTTGAGCTGGCGGCAAGGGAGGGACTGGCATGAGCGGACCTGCGACCATCGCCGACTTCAAGGCGAAGAAGCCCAACGGCGAGATGATCGACCTGGCCGACAAGCTCGGCAAGGTCCTGCTGGTGGTCAACACCGCCTCCAAGTGCGGCTTCACCCCGCAGTACGATGGCCTCGAGAAGCTGTGGAAGGACTATGGCGACCGCGGCTTCGAAGTGCTGGCCTTCCCCTGCAACCAGTTCGGCGGGCAGGAACCGGGCACGGCGGACGAGATCGAGAGCTTCTGCAAGGTCAACTTCGGCCTGAGCTTCCCGCTGATGGCCAAGATCGAGGTCAACGGCGACAACGCCGACCCGCTCTACGACTGGCTCAAGAAGGAAGCACCGGGCCTGCTCGGTTCCAAGGCGATCAAGTGGAACTTCACCAAGTTCCTGATCGGCCGCGACGGCAAGGTCGTCCGCCGCTATGCGCCGACAGACAAGCCGGAGAGCATCGCCAAGGATATCGAGAAGCTGCTCTGAGACCGGCATTCGGTTCGGGGGAAAAAGCAGGCCGCGCCTCTCGCAAGAGCGCGGCCTTTTTCCTACCTTGAGCGCATGCCCCACGCCCCCTTCGTACCCTTACGCATCTTCTCGTCCTACACGATGCTCGACGGGGCGATCGATCCCAAGG is a window of Novosphingobium sp. THN1 DNA encoding:
- a CDS encoding glutathione peroxidase, giving the protein MSGPATIADFKAKKPNGEMIDLADKLGKVLLVVNTASKCGFTPQYDGLEKLWKDYGDRGFEVLAFPCNQFGGQEPGTADEIESFCKVNFGLSFPLMAKIEVNGDNADPLYDWLKKEAPGLLGSKAIKWNFTKFLIGRDGKVVRRYAPTDKPESIAKDIEKLL
- a CDS encoding ABC transporter ATP-binding protein; translated protein: MSDPVVRLKDLRRSFSQGGVTIDVLRGVNLDIRPGEIVALLGPSGSGKSTMLQAIGLLEGGFSGLIEIAGTNASQLSGDDRTALRRDHLGFVYQFHHLLPDFNATENVVLPQMVAGRTRAEAETRATELLTALGLAKRLDHRPSQLSGGEQQRVAVARALANRPEMVLADEPTGNLDEATADRVLEEFLKLVRGEGSAALIATHNERLAMRMDRVVRLHEGVLE
- a CDS encoding MASE1 domain-containing protein, yielding MRLARSLAGPVSTAIAYFALAFGAVTFGRFTGGVAMVWIASALLAGRLIHLPVRLWPRWLIPCGLVSAIATGYFGLGWTSAVPLALINIAEAAAVALVWRRITEAFWPHDILEWVTSFYLGIGLTIPLVTGGMASLVTWLGLGRPPIENFTHWIIGHALGLVACLPVFHYIYHRLRRGQSFLPSARQLPLATLVFGTFLLLTGLVFSLDMRALLVFPLVFLMISSALAPAAITTLMPLLLIGMGGAMTILGHGPIAGMDVEFGDRIQFFQLYVGVSVLAALPLSCERHRRIIEMQEMQTRIAELERTSSVF
- a CDS encoding lipoprotein-releasing ABC transporter permease subunit — its product is MILSPFEWTIAKRYMLPGRGEAFIALVAGISLVAVMLGVAALVIVMSVMNGFRAELLDKIVGLNGHAIIQAYGGRLDDWQDILKKVEATPGVTHASPLIEQPLLASFNGRVEAILVRGNTAGDIKRLEDKRVDGVIASLRPGSGNVAIGSRLAQNLGARVGDSITIINPQGRSTPFGTVPREIAYTVSAIFEVGIYDYDNAYVVMPIADAQTLLLTGDSIGMIEVTTTNADTVSQTLAPVAKSLDGIAVVTDWKTINASLFEALAVERVAMFIVLSIIVLVAVFNILSSLIMLVRAKTRDIAILRTMGATRKSLLKIFVTIGFVIGALGTVSGLLLGFVFLFFRQPIVNAIQWLTGQNLWDPSIRFLTELPSRSDPVEIATISLMALLFSFLATLYPALKAASTDPVQVLRYE